From a region of the Citricoccus muralis genome:
- a CDS encoding ABC transporter substrate-binding protein: protein MVTRRLRTVAVTAAALFALTACGSGSPSEEAGDGSAPATDGGSAAAGELTPIEVGVIPIVDVASIYLGVEEGIFEKHGLDVTLTLAQGGAAIVPAVQSGQMDFGFSNVASLIIGRDAGLPLKIVATGPQSTGNGEDDAAGIMVPADSDIQAVEDLEGKRVAVNTLNNINHATTYEGIKQAGGNVETVDFVEVGFPDMQAQLEAGNVDAITAVEPFVTMAEQGGARNIHGFFAEPVQDLSVSGYFTTDQMMEQEPELVEQFTEAMKESQQYATDHPDEAKAVLSSYTSIDSETVEELTMPKFPQLHNVASLERMAEILQEMGLIDEIPATSDLMVEGAGQ, encoded by the coding sequence CGCCCTGACCGCCTGCGGTTCCGGCTCCCCCTCGGAGGAGGCTGGTGATGGATCCGCTCCCGCCACTGACGGTGGCTCCGCGGCCGCCGGCGAGCTGACCCCCATTGAGGTCGGGGTCATCCCGATCGTGGACGTCGCCTCCATCTATCTCGGTGTGGAGGAGGGCATCTTCGAGAAGCACGGCTTGGATGTCACGCTGACCCTGGCCCAGGGTGGCGCGGCGATCGTGCCAGCCGTGCAGTCCGGGCAGATGGACTTCGGCTTCTCCAATGTGGCCTCGCTGATCATCGGGCGTGACGCCGGCCTGCCGCTGAAGATCGTGGCCACCGGACCGCAGTCCACCGGCAACGGCGAAGACGACGCGGCCGGAATCATGGTCCCGGCTGACTCCGACATCCAGGCGGTGGAGGACCTGGAGGGAAAGCGCGTCGCCGTGAACACCCTCAACAACATCAATCACGCCACCACCTACGAGGGCATCAAGCAAGCCGGCGGGAACGTGGAGACCGTGGATTTCGTCGAGGTGGGCTTCCCGGACATGCAGGCCCAGCTCGAGGCCGGCAATGTGGATGCCATCACCGCCGTCGAACCTTTCGTGACCATGGCCGAGCAGGGCGGTGCCCGGAATATCCACGGGTTCTTTGCCGAGCCGGTGCAGGACTTGTCCGTCTCCGGCTATTTCACCACGGACCAGATGATGGAGCAGGAGCCCGAGCTGGTGGAGCAGTTCACCGAGGCCATGAAGGAGTCCCAGCAGTACGCCACGGACCACCCGGATGAGGCCAAGGCCGTCCTGTCCAGCTACACCTCGATCGACTCCGAGACCGTGGAGGAACTGACCATGCCGAAGTTCCCGCAACTGCACAACGTCGCCTCTCTGGAGCGCATGGCCGAGATCCTCCAGGAGATGGGCTTGATCGACGAGATCCCCGCGACCAGTGACCTCATGGTGGAGGGCGCCGGCCAGTGA